A genomic window from Fibrobacterota bacterium includes:
- a CDS encoding ADP-ribosylglycohydrolase family protein, whose translation MPTNIDPLRAEGCLLGLASGNALGQPFEDMFPFEVIYEKSGGRIRFIDPEEASRPWDDETAQAMIVAELLAKGPWTLHALGQKLVAWRKDNGRGIKTLVDRVLDDIDGEVPVEEASEDAFTRLGRNWSATNQGLVRSIPVALAHAHDPRLLVSKTATACQVTHWNPLCVWSATALNLALATVLRDEPLHLSALAEELKVLGATETVCDSVRGARVKLSMFELDGKAKAYTIKAMQVGLWALSQDEAPVDELVEKVIFAGGDTGANASVAGACLGARWGRAALPVAWVERLRQPEVIAAAGRALASL comes from the coding sequence ATGCCCACCAACATCGATCCTCTCCGCGCCGAAGGCTGTCTCCTTGGTCTCGCATCCGGCAACGCCTTGGGGCAGCCCTTCGAGGACATGTTCCCTTTCGAAGTCATCTACGAGAAAAGCGGCGGCCGGATCCGGTTCATCGATCCGGAAGAAGCCTCCAGGCCTTGGGATGACGAGACCGCCCAGGCGATGATCGTGGCCGAGCTGTTGGCCAAAGGTCCCTGGACCCTGCACGCCTTGGGACAGAAATTGGTCGCCTGGCGCAAGGACAACGGGCGTGGCATCAAGACGCTGGTGGATCGGGTGCTGGACGACATCGACGGCGAAGTGCCGGTGGAAGAAGCCAGCGAAGACGCGTTCACCCGGTTGGGGCGCAACTGGAGCGCCACCAACCAGGGACTGGTCCGGTCCATTCCGGTGGCCTTGGCCCATGCCCACGATCCTCGGCTCCTCGTTTCGAAAACGGCCACGGCTTGCCAGGTCACGCACTGGAACCCGCTGTGCGTCTGGTCCGCAACCGCCTTGAACCTCGCGTTGGCGACGGTGCTTCGCGACGAACCGTTGCATCTGTCCGCCTTGGCCGAGGAACTCAAGGTCCTGGGGGCAACAGAAACTGTCTGCGATTCGGTCCGCGGTGCGCGTGTGAAACTTTCCATGTTCGAGCTGGACGGCAAGGCCAAGGCCTACACGATCAAGGCCATGCAAGTGGGCCTCTGGGCGCTTTCGCAGGATGAGGCGCCGGTGGACGAGCTTGTGGAGAAGGTGATCTTCGCGGGCGGCGACACGGGTGCCAACGCCTCCGTGGCCGGCGCGTGCCTGGGCGCGCGTTGGGGCCGCGCGGCGTTACCGGTGGCGTGGGTGGAAAGACTGCGTCAGCCGGAGGTGATCGCGGCGGCGGGGCGGGCTTTAGCCTCGCTTTGA